Within Coregonus clupeaformis isolate EN_2021a chromosome 20, ASM2061545v1, whole genome shotgun sequence, the genomic segment ggttgaggtgtgcaaagctgtcatcaaggcaaagggtggctatttgaagtgtttaacacttttttggttactacatgattccatatgtgttatttcatagttttgatgtctttactgttattctacaatgtagaaaatattaaaaataaagaaaaacccttgaatgagtaggtgtttccaaacttttgactggtactgtatagaatCTTGAAaattgcaatacatatcgtattggcacctaagtttcgtgataatatcatattttgaggtccctggcaattcccaaccCTAATGTTCATGTAGTAATGAAAGAAATGATTGGCAGATAGCCTAGAGGTTATGTCATAAAAATATTAGTCAGAAGAGGGCATGTTGCCATATTCAACGTAGGCTAATTGTACATGTTGATGAAGATGTACTGTTCTTTTCTTCAATGACGTGTGTTCTGCATTTTTAATGCCAAAATCTGAGTTGATCAGTGATGACTGATTTTCCAAATTGCATGTAGTCAAATTAGGACCCATAGCGATACATAATCTAATCAAgacatgtaatgtaatgtaattcccactgataaaaaaaataaaaataaagaatgtGGGCTTAATTAATTTTCGGAAGGTATTTAATTGCACTTTTTTTGTTAAATCATGTGTATATTCTGTTTGCCACTGTTTAATTAAAACGTCTGCTTTCTGTTGCAGTGATGTTTACTCTTACAGAGGTAGCTGCCCTGaatgacatccagccaacctATCGGATCCTGAAACCATGGTGGGACGTCTTTATGGACTACCTGGGCGTCGTCATGCTGATGCTGGCCATATTTTCTGGAACCATGCAGTTAACCAAAGACCAGGTGGTTTGCCTTCCCATCCTGGAACAAGCTTCAGAGGACCCCAGCGGCTTCACGACACCGCAGCCAGCGGAGGGGTCTGGTTCTGGGTCAGGGAACGGAGGAAGCAGGGTGACGCTAGCTGCCGCTCCACTAATGACTAAAGATCTACCGGATAGTGTTGTTCATCAGATCCACTTTACACAGTCTGGTGGTGTTAGACAGCCGCCTCCTCCAACAGGCGTCAGGACAAACCTGGACTTTCAGCAGTATGTTTTTGTCAATCAGATGTGCTACCATGTCGCCCTGCCGTGGTATTCTAAATACTTCCCATACCTTGCTCTCATACACACCATCGTCCTCATGGTCAGCAGTAACTTCTGGTTCAAATATCCAAAGACTTGTTCGAAAATAGAGCATTTTGTGGGGATTCTGGGGAAGTGTTTTGAGTCTCCTTGGACAACCAAGGCTTTATCTGAGACGGCGTGTGAGGACTCAGAGGAGAATAAGCAAAGGCTCACTGGTGCCCCTTCCCTGCCAAAACATTTCTCAACCAGCAGTGAAGAGGGAAGTCCTAACCAGTCCACCCCGATGCTGGCTAAGTCTGGGGTGAAGTTCACTGCTGATAAACCTGTCATTGAAGTCCCATGCATGAACATACTAGACAATAAAGATGGAGAGCAGGCCAAAGCCCTATTTGAAAAGGTTAGGAAGTTCCGTACCCACGTGGAAGACAGTGATTTGATCTACAAGCTCTACGTTGCCCAAACAGTGATCAAAACGGTGAAGTTCATTTTGATCTTGTGTTACACAATGACGTTTGTTGCTGCCATTGACTTTGACCATGTGTGTGAGCCTGACATAAAACATTTAACTGGGTACACTAAATTCCAATGCACACATAACATGGCATTCATGTTAAGGAAGCTGCTTGTCAGCTATATTTCCCTTGTCTGTATATACGGCCTCATCTGTATATACACTCTCTTCTGGCTCTTTCGACGACCTCTCAAGGAGTACTCTTTTGAGAAAGTCAGAGAGGAGAGTAGCTTCAGTGACATTCCTGACGTGAAGAACGACTTTGCGTTTCTCTTGCACATGGTCGATCAGTACGACCAGCTGTACTCTAAGCGTTTTGGCGTCTTCCTCTCTGAAGTCAGTGAGAACAAGCTGCGGGAGATCAGCTTGAATCACGAGTGGACATTCGAGAAACTGAGACAGCATGTAACCCGCAACGCTCAGGACAAACTGGAGCTCCATCTCTTCATGCTGTCAGGTCTGCCAGACGCTGTCTTTGACCTGACCGATCTGGAGATCCTGAAGCTGGAGCTGATCCCAGAGGCCAGGATAACAGCTAAGATCTCCCAGATGATCAACATTCAGGAGCTGCACTTCTACCACTGTCCTGCCAAAGTCGAGCAGACTGCGTTCAGTTTCCTTCGTGACCACCTCCGGTGCCTTCATGTCAAGTTTACGGACGTAGCCGAGATCCCCACTTGGGTGTACCTGTTGAAAAGTCTGAGGGAGCTGTACTTGGTCGGGAATCTGAATTCTGAAAACAACAAGATGATAGGCTTAGAATCTCTCAGAGACCTGAGGCATCTAAAGATTCTGCATTTAAAAAGCAATTTGACGAAGGTTCCGACCAACATAACAGATCTCTCTCCACACCTGCTCAAGCTGGTGGTACACAATGACGGTACTAAACTCCTGGTACTGAACAGTTTGAAGAAAATGATGAACCTAGCTGAACTGGAGCTTCACAACTGTGAACTGGAGAGGATACCCCATGCTATTTTCAGTTTGACCAACCTGCAGGAGCTGGACCTGAAATCCAACAACATTCGCACCATTGAGGAGGTCATCAGCTTCCAGCACCTCAAGAGGCTGATCTGCCTCAAACTGTGGCACAATAAAATAATTACCATTCCATTGTCCATAAGCCATGTCAAAAACCTTGAGTCCCTCTATCTTTCGCACAATAAACTTGAATCTCTGCCTGTACCCTTGTTTAACCTGCTCAAGCTGAGGTATCTGGACATTAGCCACAACTCCATAGTGGTGATTCCGCTGGAGATTGGTTTCATGCAGAACCTCCAGCACTTTGCCATTACAGGCAACAAGGTGGAGGTAGTACCCAAGCAACTGTTTAAGTGCACCAAACTGAGGACACTATGTCTGGGACACAACTGTATCGCCATCCTTCCAGAGAAGATCAGCAATCTGGTGCAGCTAACAAACCTGGAGCTGAAGGGAAACTGTCTGGACCGCCTGCCGCCCCAGCTAGGCCAGTGTCACCTCCTCCGCAGGAACTGCCTGGTGGTGGAGGACCACCTGTTTGACTCACTCCCCCTAGAGATCAAGGAGAGTATCAATCAGGAAGTCAACGTACCCTTTGCTAATGGGGTGTGAGTGTGGAAGGACAGTGACAGTCACTTTACCCATACAGGAGTGGGATTACAAAAATGAGACAACAACTGTCCactgtcaatgtttttaatttcaACATGTGAACTGAAAGAAAGGTTTTTGCTCAGGGCTGACTCATCATGAAAGAACAGATTATGTTTTAAACTGGTAGAAAATGGCACTGTGCTCACTCATTATGAAAGAAGATTCCAGGGACTGTGGAAAAAGCCATAATTATGGTCTAGTACAAGAATGGTAGGTTAGTTCCAGAGTTATGGCCTGGTTCCAGAGTGATGGTCTGGTTCAAGAGTGATGGTCTGGTTGAAGAGTGGTCTGGTTGAAGAGTGATGGTCTGGTTCCAGAATGATGGGCTGGTTCCAGAATGATTTGGTGGTTCCAGAGTGATGGGCTAGTTCCAGAATGACAGGCTAGTTCCAGAATGATGgactggggtgtaatcattagtccaaaacagaacgttttgcaactaaaactagagtttctattggacaattaATGTAGGTCCtcccccgtttcgttccgtttgcttccgtttaagaaatgttttgcaacagaatcggcgtaatgacTACGCCCCTGGTTCCAGAATCGGGCTAGTTCCAGAATGAGGGTCTGGTTCCAGAGTGACGGCTAGTTCTAGAATGACGACAATGTTTGTGTTAGACCACTAAATGATTAGTCAATGTTCTGAGGAAAATGGATGCTCCTCTTAATAATAACGGAACAGTGAATGGTGGTGTATAATTTATAGATGCCAGGGATATATGTTCTGATGAGATTTTATCTTTGTGTTCTTTTGTTTTATAGCAACATTTCTCGACTTTTTACCTGAATCCAGGAAAGTCCATATCGTTGCTGTCTGATGAAAACCTCTTATCTCCAAAACACACTTTTCAGGGAATAGAAAGAATGACCCTATTTTCCCAATAACGAACATACAATTATGAAACTTCATaagctattttgaatacattGTCTTGTCATGACAGGTTCAGAGTACATTGAGGGGAGTTAGTGCTTTcaataaatgtttttaaaaaaaggtTTTCATCAGACAGCAACGATATGTAGCAGTTTAGGGATTCCTCTCACGATTTATACTTTGATATCTTGTTATGTATATTTCATACAGTATATTACCTGCAGCTGTGTGAAAGGAACAACCAAACTCTCCGACAAATGCGACAACCCAGTCAACAAGCCTGCCTATGCCCCTACTGTGTTAATACTGTACTGTCAGAACCACACTCAATTAACAGACTGAAGAGTCCATCAACAAGGATGATTATAAAACACTattgcagggtttcccaaactcggtcctcgggatcCCAAGGGgttcacgttttggtttttgccctagcactacacagctgattcaaataatcaactaatcatcaagctttgatcatttgaattggctgtgtagtgttagggcaaaaaacaaaatgtgcaccctTGATGTGACAACCCCTATGTATCTGTAATATGGCCTTGGCTGCTAACTAAATAACTGTGCATGTGTATGTTTACTATCCTAGTCTTATGCTCATAAATGTGTCAGTAAAgtatttaactctttcaacagaCATTTTCAACACGTTCGTTCTCCTATGACGCATTCATACTCAAATAAAACCATGTCCCGAATGAATTTCACAATATGTTTGAAGCATTTCAACTAGCCTACAACCACTGATATGGTTGTATGCAACAAGAGCGTGATGCAGGCCATGCCAGGTCAGTTTTAATTGTTTTGCACCTTTCAATAAGTCAAAAGTTTCTTATTTTCCTGCATTCCATTGGTGGCACACTTTTAGTTATATGGCGCGTATCTTTTCCATTAATTTGGGATTCAGACCTGCAGATATCTCCTAATGCATTTAGGCTGATCTACACTACAGATGCTGTTAAATATGGATTCACCTCAACATAATACCACTTTTTTGTTGCATGGAATCATCTGACAAACTTAGACTTTTGGGTGAACTTTCCCTTTAATTTGAACTTTTGTTCAACCAGTGAAAAATGCTGCCATCTCAAGTGCTGCAGTGTTCAGTCTCATATAGTTCAACGATTTTGAATGTTAAGGTATGACAATTGCAACTCAATAAAGGAATTGCGAAGCAAACCAACTGTGTCAAGTCTTGCATGGATTTGATGACAAGGTCATGGGGTTATGAGTAGATTGCACTTGCAAAGTATAGATTTCAATTATTGGAGCCCCAAATCAAAATGTATCAATCACAATGTGGACGATCGAAAGATTAGAATGATAGAATATAAGCATGAACATATTTGATGCATTATTGATGAACTGCAATACATTTTAAGAATGTTAATATGGCATAATGTGATGACATTACCATTTCCAAATTATTCTTATTATTTTCTCTCCATGATTGTATTTTGAAACTTGTTTAAGATAAATGTTTGTTCCTTGTTTTATATTGTATCATTTTGTAGAACATGTTTTTACCAAGGTATTTATATTTAAAGTCATGAGAATAATGTGTAGAGAGACTGTCTAACCAAAAGGTTAGAATGAGGGATCAAAGCTTGATTTCTGACTTGTAATGTTTGACAATCCGTAAATTaggcgtgcttgtgtgtgtatgtgcacgtgtgtgtgtgtgtttggcaagGAATGATTACTTGATTAAGTTCCAATACAAATAATATGATTTTTTTTGGAAACAACAGATATAATAAGGGGGTCTCATATGAAGCCCTTGTccttttgtttttgtttagtACTGTATAGTTTTAAACAGGGAGTATTTCCACAGttgctgaattacaacaattgcattttagtttttgaaattattattttaaacattTGAATATAATATTTTGTCTTTTAACCATATGATATTCTAATGTTTCTCTTCTATATCTGTTAAACTAACACAAGCTACACCACCACCAAAAATATATTAGGTACAACTACATACTTCCTTCCTAACAGACCATTCCAGGTTATGCAATCCTATTTGTGTTGACAACTGTACATTgtgtaatattattattataccaacCACACTGTGTACCTGACAACGATTAATGCCATTATGATGGAAGATAACAATGTAATCCCTGCAGCACTTTCAAACCACTCCTGATCAAATTCCTCCtggttaggcctacctgtcaatTTAATTTTCAGATCATGTATTACAGGCAAGATATTTTTTTCGATGAACAATAAACACAATGAAATATATTTTGGACCTGTTTTATCTTTGACACTTACAGTAGATACCAATATTACtttttattatttcaattaattaTCCGTTTATCGATCTGTTTTGAATGGGGTTCTCAGATGTGCACTTCTGCTTTCTCTTGGGAATGAGGATGCAACATATGAAAAGTCTATTAGAGTCCCTGATGGAGCGTAGGCCTAGTGGTCTCGGACTGCCACCGTGTGGGCAGATAACGTTAATACAGGTTATTTCCTCGTAGAAAGGCCTATTTACATGGCAAAACCGCGAACTTTCtaatattttttaaaatcttaCTTCACTGACACTACTGTTATTTAGATATGTTTCTCTTCAAATAAAACGTAATTGGTTGTTTTTAGTCCATATAGCAAATAATGCAGTCAAAAATACGCGGGGTCCCGCCCTCCCCCACAGGTGTTCAGTTGTGTCAATCAGCCCAGTTGCTGGGTACGCATGTAGCCTAATTTAGGCAATTAGCGTGTTTCATCATAGTTAGGCTATTTGACTGGTACTATTCAAATCATCACAGAGTTAATTTCGTCATCAAAAATAGTgacacaaatattttttattaagaTATTGAGACACACTTTGGAGGGGCCTCTCATCATGAAACACTGGACTATATCCGGAAGCAAGCCAAATATGAAGAGTGAGTAATTACGTTTTCGCATGTAAATCCAGGGTTCTCCAACGATTGAATAGAATTTGGATTGACAATTCTGTGCACCTGAATGTCAACCTTAGGCCTAGTATTCATTGGGGATTTCTTTGTTCATGTTTTctgtacaaatcaaatcaaatcaaattttattggtcacatgcgccgaatacaacaggtgcagacattacagtgaaatgcttacttacagcccttaaccaacagagcatttattttaaacaaaaaagtaagaataaaacaacaacaaaaaagtgttgagaaaaaaagagcagaagtaaaaataaagtgacagtagggaggctatatatacaatagaataaagtgacagtagggaggctatatatacaggggggtaccgttgcatagtcaatgtgcgggggcaccggctagttgaggtagttgaggtaatatgtacatgtgggtagagttaaagtgactatgcataaatacttaacagagtagcagcagcgtaaaaagtatggggtggggggcagtgcaaatagtccgggtagccatgattagctgttcaggagtcttatggcttgggggtagaagctgttgagaagtcttttggacctagacttggcactccggtaccgcttgccgtgcggtagcagagagaacagtctatgactagggtgactggagtctttgacaattttgagggccttcctctgacaccgcctggtatagaggtcctggatggcagggagctttgcccctgtgatgtactgggccgtacgcactaccctctgtagtgccttgcggtcagaggccaagcagttgccataccaggcggtgatgcaaccagtcaggat encodes:
- the LOC121533926 gene encoding volume-regulated anion channel subunit LRRC8D — translated: MMFTLTEVAALNDIQPTYRILKPWWDVFMDYLGVVMLMLAIFSGTMQLTKDQVVCLPILEQASEDPSGFTTPQPAEGSGSGSGNGGSRVTLAAAPLMTKDLPDSVVHQIHFTQSGGVRQPPPPTGVRTNLDFQQYVFVNQMCYHVALPWYSKYFPYLALIHTIVLMVSSNFWFKYPKTCSKIEHFVGILGKCFESPWTTKALSETACEDSEENKQRLTGAPSLPKHFSTSSEEGSPNQSTPMLAKSGVKFTADKPVIEVPCMNILDNKDGEQAKALFEKVRKFRTHVEDSDLIYKLYVAQTVIKTVKFILILCYTMTFVAAIDFDHVCEPDIKHLTGYTKFQCTHNMAFMLRKLLVSYISLVCIYGLICIYTLFWLFRRPLKEYSFEKVREESSFSDIPDVKNDFAFLLHMVDQYDQLYSKRFGVFLSEVSENKLREISLNHEWTFEKLRQHVTRNAQDKLELHLFMLSGLPDAVFDLTDLEILKLELIPEARITAKISQMINIQELHFYHCPAKVEQTAFSFLRDHLRCLHVKFTDVAEIPTWVYLLKSLRELYLVGNLNSENNKMIGLESLRDLRHLKILHLKSNLTKVPTNITDLSPHLLKLVVHNDGTKLLVLNSLKKMMNLAELELHNCELERIPHAIFSLTNLQELDLKSNNIRTIEEVISFQHLKRLICLKLWHNKIITIPLSISHVKNLESLYLSHNKLESLPVPLFNLLKLRYLDISHNSIVVIPLEIGFMQNLQHFAITGNKVEVVPKQLFKCTKLRTLCLGHNCIAILPEKISNLVQLTNLELKGNCLDRLPPQLGQCHLLRRNCLVVEDHLFDSLPLEIKESINQEVNVPFANGV